Proteins co-encoded in one Scatophagus argus isolate fScaArg1 chromosome 11, fScaArg1.pri, whole genome shotgun sequence genomic window:
- the zmp:0000001200 gene encoding dedicator of cytokinesis protein 9 isoform X6, translating to MGCTTSTVVFDGLRTVLERNCSGYICKGAAEPIGPSEAERALSRRESRALPTPRVLKVKPKVIEPLDYENVLVQRKTQILSDVLRDMLQFPLEDFEISTLRRQGRTLYPTVPENAEREAQSLFVQECIKTYKSDWHVVNYKYEDYSGDFRQLPNKVSRPDKLAVHVFEVDEDVDKDEDTASLGSQKGGISKHGWLYKGNMNSAISVTMRSFKRRYFHLTQLGDGSYILNFYKDEKISKEPKGTIFLDSCMGVVQNNKVRRFAFELKMQDKSTYLLASDSEGEMEDWINTLNKILHSSFEIAMQEKRNGDIHDDDDLGKSDSSSGSMDSFQSSRDIESRMRSETRLKLFTLDPDTQKLDFSGIEPDVKQFEEKFGKRVLVNCNDLSFNLQSCVAENEEGPTTNVEPFYVTLSLFDIQNSRKISSDFHVDLNHPSVRAIVPNNASQFMNGGGDTHTEGQRLVHGVPEAALKYPRQGVFSVTCPHPDIFLVARIEKVLQGGINHCAEPYMKSSDSTKVAQKVLKNAKLACSRLGQYRMPFAWAARPLFKDASGTLDKSARFSALYRQDSNKLSNEDMLKLLADFRKPEKMAKLPVILGNLDVTIDNVAPNLTNCVTSTYIPVKQFDVSEKTNIFFEVEEFVPSIAKCSQPFTTYNNHLYVYPKHLKYDSQKSFAKARNIAVCIEFKDSDEEEAVSLKCIYGRPGGPLFTKNAFAAVLHHQHNPEFYDEYKIELPTQLHEKHHLLFTFYHVSCDSSSSKASTKKRDLIETQVGYAWLPLLKDGRVIMNENQIPVAANLPAGYLSCQEGAGKHSGPEVKWVDGGKPLFKVSTHLVSTVYTQDQHLHNFFHHCQSSAAASQVSGGELVKYLKSLHAMESHVMIKFLPTILNQLFRVLTSATHEDVAVNVTRVMIHIVAQCHEEGLEHYLRSYVKFVFKTEPYTSTTARTVHEELAKAMTAILKPSTDFLTSNKLLKYSWYFFEALVKSMAQYLIESCKVKLSRNQRFSASFHHTVETLVNMMMPHITQKYKDNLDAARNANHSLAVFIKRCFNLMDRGFTFKQINNYINCFMPGDPKTLFEFRFEFLRVVCNHEHYVPLNLPMPFGKGRILRFQALLSPYDTVESHDNEVDLQLDYSLTDDFCKNHFLVGLLLREVSGALQEFREIRQIAIHVLKGLMIKHTFDDRYTSKSQQTRLATLYLPLFGLLQENVNRLNVKEVSPFTISHSSSNGREDSLLTNALMTPPRSSTFLDTSLHKDVFGVISGTSSPHTSSTPNINSVRHADSRGSLISTDSGNSLPEKNNDKGNSLDKNQPASALGSTLLRCDKLDQAEIKSLLMCFLHVLKSMSEDALFTYWNKASSAELMDFFTLIEVCLHQFRYMGKRYIASVRKISSILGISVDHAYSHSDADVLNQSLLEANIATEVCLTVLDTLSIFIMGFKTQLCSDHGHSPLMKKVFEVHLCFLRINQSETALKQVFTSLRTFIYKFPCTFFEGRADMCAAFCYEILKCCNSKLSSIRSDAAHLLYFLMKSNFDYTGRKSFVRTHLQVVIAVSQLIADVIGIGSTRFQQSLSIINNCANSDKTIKNTAFPSDVKDLTKRIRTVLMATAQMKEHERDPEMLVDLQYSLAKSYASTPELRKTWLDSMARIHVKNGDLSEAAMCYVHVAALVAEYLRRKGMLKQGCSAFRVVTPNIDEEAAMMEDVGMQDVHFNEDVLMELLEECADGLWKAERYELISDIYKLIIPIFEKRRDFEKLVHLYDTLHRAYSKVTEVMHTGKRLLGTYFRVAFFGQGFFEDEDGKEYIYKEPKFTPLSEISQRLLKLYSDKFGQENVKMIQDSGRINPKDLDSKYAYIQVTHVIPYLEEKELVDRKTDFEKSHNIRRFVFEMPFTISGKKQGGVEEQCKRRTILTTTHCFPYVKKRIAVMYQHHTDLSPIEVAIDEMSKKVAEIKQLCSSSEVDMIRLQLKLQGSISVQVNAGPLAYARAFLDDASAKKYPDNKVKQLKEVFRHFVEACGHGLGINERLIKEDQQEYHDEMKANYRDLARELSIIMHEQISPVEDGMKSVLPDSLHIFNAISGTPTSAIIQGIPSSSSVV from the exons GACACGGCCTCCCTAGGGTCCCAGAAAGGTGGGATTTCAAAACATGGCTGGCTGTATAAAGGCAACATGAACAGTGCCATCAGCGTCACCATGAGG tcattcaAGAGGAGGTATTTCCATCTAACCCAGCTTGGGGACGGCTCTTATATTCTGAACTTCTACAAGGATGAGAAGATCTCCAAAGAGCCCAAAGGAACCATTTTCTTGGACTCCTGTATGGGTGTGGTTCAG AATAACAAGGTTCGGCGGTTTGCTTTTGAGCTGAAGATGCAGGATAAGAGCACCTACCTGCTCGCTTCGGACAGcgaaggagagatggaggattGGATCAACACTCTGAACAAGATCTTGCACAGCAGCTTTGAGATTGCTATGCAGGAGAAGAGGAATGGAGACATCCATGATG ATGATGACCTTGGAAAGTCAGACAGTTCCTCTGGCAGCATGGACAGCTTTCAG agCTCAAGAGACATAGAGTCTAGGATGAGGAGCGAGACCAGATTGAAGCTTTTCACCCTGGATCCTGACACACAG AAACTAGATTTCTCAGGAATAGAGCCGGACGTGAAGCAGTTTGAGGAGAAGTTTGGCAAGCGCGTTCTGGTGAACTGCAATGACCTCTCGTTCAACCTGCAAAGCTGTGTGGCCGAGAACGAGGAAGGACCAACAACAAAC gtGGAGCCATTTTACGTCACTCTGTCACTGTTTGACATTCAGAACAGCAGGAAGATCTCCTCTGACTTCCACGTGGACCTAAATCACCCGTCTGTAAGGGCCATAGTGCCCAATAATGCCAGTCAGTTTATGAATGGTGGAGGTGACACCCACACTGAGGGGCAACGGTTGGTCCATGGGGTGCCAGAGGCGGCCTTAAAGTATCCTAGACAG GGAGTGTTCTCTGTAACGTGCCCCCACCCAGATATCTTCCTGGTGGCTCGCATAGAGAAGGTGCTTCAAGGAGGGATCAACCACTGCGCCGAGCCGTACATGAAGAGTTCAGACTCCACCAAG GTGGCGCAGAAGGTCCTGAAAAATGCCAAGCTGGCATGTAGCCGGTTAGGCCAGTACAGGATGCCTTTTGCCTGGGCAGCGAG GCCTTTGTTCAAAGATGCTTCAGGGACACTCGACAAAAGTGCTCGTTTCTCGGCTCTGTACAGACAAGACAGCAACAAGCTGTCTAATGAGGATATGCTCAAGCTGCTGGCGGATTTCAGAAA GCCAGAGAAGATGGCCAAGCTGCCTGTAATCCTCGGAAACCTTGATGTTACCATTGACAATGTAGCACCTAACTTGACAA ATTGTGTTACCTCAACCTACATTCCTGTGAAGCAGTTTGATGTCAGTGAGAAGACCAACATCTTCTTTGAAGTGGAGGAGTTTGTGCCGTCCATAGCCAAATGCTCTCAGCCTTTCACCACCTACAACAACCACCTCTATGTCTACCCAAAGCACTTGAAGTACGACAGCCAAAAGTCATTTGCAAAG GCTAGAAACATAGCTGTGTGCATTGAGTTCAAGGACTCTGATGAGGAAGAGGCTGTTTCCCTGAAG TGCATCTATGGCCGACCTGGAGGACCCTTGTTTACCAAAAATGCTTTTGCTGCAGTATTACATCACCAGCACAACCCCGAATTCTACGATGAG TATAAGATTGAGCTGCCAACTCAGCTCCATGAGAAACATCATCTGCTGTTCACCTTCTACCATGTCAGCTGtgatagcagcagcagcaaggccAGCACGAAAAAGAGAGACCTAATTGAGACTCAAG TGGGATACGCATGGCTCCCCCTGCTGAAGGATGGTCGGGTGATCATGAATGAGAACCAGATCCCTGTGGCTGCCAACCTGCCTGCTGGATACCTCAGTTGCCAGGAGGGTGCAGGCAAG cattCAGGTCCTGAAGTCAAATGGGTGGACGGAGGCAAGCCTTTATTCAAAGTGTCCACTCACCTCGTGTCCACTGTCTACACTCAG GATCAACATTTGCACAACTTCTTTCATCACTGTCAGAGCAGTGCAGCTGCGTCCCAGGTGTCAGGAGGAGAGCTGGTCAAATATCTGAAG AGTCTGCACGCCATGGAGAGTCATGTGATGATCAAGTTCCTGCCCACCATCTTGAATCAGCTGTTCAGGGTGTTAACCAGTGCCACCCATGAGGACGTGGCAGTCAACGTAACCAG GGTCATGATTCACATTGTTGCCCAGTGCCATGAGGAGGGGTTGGAGCACTACCTGAGATCATATGTGAAG TTTGTATTCAAGACTGAGCCATACACGTCCACCACCGCCCGAACAGTGCATGAGGAGCTGGCTAAAGCCATGACTGCTATCTTGAAGCCTTCCACAGACTTCCTCACGAGTAACAAGCTCCTCAAG TACTCCTGGTATTTCTTTGAAGCTTTGGTCAAGTCCATGGCTCAGTACTTGATTGAAAGCTGTAAAGTGAAG CTGTCCAGGAATCAGCGCTTCTCAGCATCCTTTCATCACACTGTGGAGACGCTGGTCAACATGATGATGCCACACATCACTCAGAAATACAAAGACAACCTGGATGCCGCCAGGAACGCCAACCACAGTCTGGCAGTCTTCATCAAG CGCTGTTTCAACCTGATGGACAGAGGCTTTACATTCAAGCAGATCAACAACTACATCAACTGTTTTATGCCCGGAGACCCAAAG ACGCTGTTTGAGTTCAGGTTTGAGTTCCTGCGTGTTGTGTGCAACCACGAGCACTACGTGCCTTTAAACCTGCCCATGCCATTTGGAAAAGGAAGGATACTGAGATTTCAAG CTTTATTATCTCCATACGATACAGTGGAGTCACACGATAATGAAGTAG ACCTCCAACTGGATTACTCGCTGACAGATGACTTCTGCAAGAACCACTTCCTGGTCGGGCTGCTTCTCAGGGAGGTCAGTGGAGCTCTGCAGGAGTTCAGGGAGATTCGTCAGATTGCCATCCACGTGCTGAAGGGTCTGATGATAAAGCACACATTTGATGACCGCTACACGTCCAAA agccAGCAGACCAGGTTGGCCACGCTGTACTTGCCCTTGTTTGGTCTGCTTCAAGAGAATGTCAACAGGCTGAATGTGAAGGAAGTATCCCCATTCACCATCAGCCACTCCAGCAGT aatggAAGAGAAGATTCACTTCTTACCAACGCTTTGATGACACCTCCCAGGTCCAGCACCTTTCTGGACACCAGCTTGCACAAAGATGTTTTTGGAGTCATCTCTGGCACCT CTTCACCTCACACGTCATCAACCCCCAACATTAACTCTGTACGCCATGCAGACTCTCGTGGCTCACTCATCAGCACTGATTCCGGCAATAGCCTGCCTGAAAAGAACAATGACAAGGGCAACTCTCTGGACAAG AACCAGCCTGCTTCAGCCCTGGGCAGTACCCTCCTGCGATGTGATAAATTGGACCAGGCAGAGATCAAGAGCCTCCTCATGTGCTTCTTACATGTGCTCAAAAGCATGTCTGAGG ATGCTCTGTTCACATACTGGAACAAGGCTTCATCTGCTGAGTTAATGGACTTCTTCACTCTAATCGA AGTGTGCCTCCATCAGTTCAGATACATGGGAAAGAGATACATTGCAAG tgtaagAAAGATTTCAAGTATTCTTGGAATATCTGTAGACCATG CCTACAGTCACTCGGATGCAGACGTGTTAAATCAGTCCCTGCTGGAGGCCAACATCGCTACTGAAGTGTGCCTGACTGTCCTGGACACACTAAGTATCTTCATCATGGGATTCAAG aCCCAGCTGTGCTCTGACCACGGCCACAGTCCACTGATGAAGAAGGTGTTTGAAGTCCATCTCTGTTTCCTACGTATCAATCAGTCAGAAACGGCCCTCAAGCAGGTCTTCACTTCACTGCGCACCTTCATCTACAAG TTCCCCTGCACATTTTTTGAAGGGCGTGCTGACATGTGTGCTGCTTTCTGCTACGAGATCTTGAAGTGTTGCAACTCCAAGCTGAGCTCCATTCGTAGCGATGCAGCCCATCTGCTCTACTTTCTCATGAAGAGCAACTTTGACTACACAGGTCGCAAGTCCTTTGTCCGGACACACTTACAG GTGGTCATTGCTGTCAGTCAGTTAATAGCTGATGTGATTGGTATTGGAAGTACCCGCTTTCAGCAGTCTCTGTCAATAATCAACAACTGTGCCAACAGTGACAAAACTATTAAG AACACAGCTTTCCCATCAGATGTGAAGGACTTGACCAAACGTATCAGAACAGTTTTGATGGCCACGGCTCAGATGAAGGAGCACGAGAGAGATCCAGAGATGTTGGTGGACCTGCAGTACAGTCTCGCCAAGTCTTACGCCAGCACGCCTGAACTACGCAAGACCTGGCTAGACAGCATGGCCCGAATCCATGTGAAGAATGGAGACCTGTCAGAG GCGGCCATGTGTTATGTGCACGTTGCAGCACTTGTGGCAGAGTACCTGCGGAGAAAAG GCATGCTCAAGCAGGGCTGCTCAGCATTCCGCGTCGTGACTCCAAACATTGATGAAGAAGCAGCGATGATGGAAGACGTTGGCATGCAGGATGTCCATTTCAACGAA GATGTCCTAATGGAGCTTTTGGAGGAGTGTGCAGATGGACTCTGGAAAGCTGAGCGTTACGAGCTCATCTCTGACATCTACAAGCTCATAATTCCCATTTTTGAGAAACGCAGGGACTTTGAG aaactggtccaccTGTATGACACGCTGCATCGTGCATACAGTAAAGTGACAGAGGTCATGCACACAGGCAAGAGATTGCTCGGCACCTACTTCAGAGTGGCTTTTTTTGGTCAG GGATTCTTTGAGGATGAAGATGGTAAGGAGTACATCTACAAAGAACCCAAATTCACCCCTCTCTCGGAGATATCTCAGAGGCTCCTTAAGCTTTACTCTGACAAGTTTGGACAGGAGAACGTGAAGATGATCCAGGACTCTGGAAGG ATTAATCCCAAAGACCTGGACTCTAAGTATGCTTATATTCAAGTGACACATGTGATCCCTTACCTGGAAGAGAAGGAGCTCgtggacaggaagacagactTTGAGAAGAGCCACAACATCCGTCGTTTTGTGTTTGAGATGCCTTTCACCATATCAGGCAAAAAGCAAGGCGGGGTGGAGGAGCAGTGCAAACGCAGAACTATTCTAACCA CCACGCATTGTTTTCCCTACGTGAAGAAGCGTATTGCAGTGATGTATCAGCACCACACTGATCTGAGCCCCATTGAGGTGGCCATCGATGAGATGAGCAAGAAGGTGGCCGAGATcaaacagctctgctcctccAGTGAGGTGGACATGATCCGTCTGCAGCTCAAACTGCAGGGCAGCATCAGCGTCCAG GTTAATGCTGGGCCACTCGCATATGCCCGAGCTTTTCTGGACGACGCCAGCGCCAAGAAATATCCTGATAACAAAGTTAAACAATTAAAAGAGGTCTTCAG GCATTTTGTGGAGGCGTGTGGACACGGCTTAGGCATTAATGAGCGGCTGATCAAGGAAGACCAGCAGGAGTATCACGATGAGATGAAAGCCAACTATAGAGACCTAGCCAGAGAGCTGTCAATCATCATGCATGAGCAA ATCAGTCCTGTGGAAGATGGCATGAAGAGCGTTCTTCCAGACTCGCTTCACATCTTCAACGCCATCAGCGGCACACCAACCAGTGCCATCATCCAGGGCATCCCcagctcttcctctgtggtatga